AGTTATCACTCGCGAAGATTTAAACGAATTCCGTACACTTCTTCTTTCCGATTTAAACACAATGTTTAATTCAAAACCGCAACAGCAAAAACAATGGCTCAAATCCAACGAAGTCAGAAAGCTGTTAAACATTTCTTCCGGCACTTTACAAAATCTACGTGTAAACGGTACACTAACCTATACCAAAATTGGAGGAATTCTGTATTACTCCAGTAATGATTTAGAGAAAGTTATAGAAACTAACAAAGTCGAAGCAACACCTAACCTATTCAATCGTAAATAACCTCAAAGATGAATTATATAAAACATCTAACAGGATTTTTCGAGAAAGTGGCTATTGACAAAACACTCAATCCAACACACGTAAGTTTGTATATGTCGTTGTTTCAGTTCTGGAATTGCAATCGATTCAAAAATCCAATCAGTATTTCTCGTGATGAGGTAATGCGAATAAGCAAAATCAGTTCTAAAGCAACTTATCATAAGTGCCTTAAAAACCTACATTCTCTAGGTTACATCAATTACGAACCATCTTATAATCCATTCAAAGGAAGCCACGTTTATTTATTCAATTTTTCAGATGATTTAAAACCAATACCAAAAAGCGAAAAAGCAACAATGCCAAAAAATGAACCAGTTTTTGAACTGGTTGATGAACAAGTAGTGAACAAGCTTTATACTGGTAGTGGTACAAGTAATGAAACAGGTACTGAACAAGCTCTAGTATCTTATATAAACAATACAAACATACCAAACATTTCAAACGATTTAAAGATTGTAAACTTGGACGAGCAAGCAAAAAATTTTGAAATTGTCGATGAGTTTTTAAAAAGCGCGGCTTCCGAAGAAAAAGAAAAAAGTTCCGGCAAAAAAGAAAAAGATGAAATTGAAAATTCCGATTTGTCATCCCGAGCGCAGTCGAGGGAACTCAATCCAACAATTGAAAATGTCAAAGTTTATTTTCTCGAACAGAACTTTCCGGAACTCGAAGCCATTAAATTTTTCAATTATTTTTCCAGCAACGGTTGGTTAGTCGGTGGCAAAACTCCGATGGTCGATTGGCAAGCAGCAGCACAAAATTGGATATTAAACGCACCTAAATTCATTTCAAATGAACAATCCAACAGAGCAAAACACCTCAACACAGGAACAGACAAAGATTATTCAGAGCCATTATAGCTACACGGAAATAATTGCTTGGCTGGAGAAAAAAGGCATTGAATTATACGGCAATCATTTCAAAATACTTGAAAGTGATTACCCCATAATTTACAAACTCATCGCCTATTTTCTTAAAGACGAAACAACTTGTTTTCAGTACGGCATCAACGGCAACAAAGGAATTTTACTTTCTGGCCCAATCGGCTGTGGCAAAACATCCCTAATGAATTTAATGAAACACTTGGCGACAACAGAGCATAAATTTTTCGTAAAACCGTGTCGAGACATAAGCTTTGAATTTATCCAGGATGGTTACCAAATCATTCACAAATATAGCAAAGGCAAACTATACGAATCAGAACCCAAAACAATATGCTTTGACGATTTAGGAACAGAAAACAACCTGAAATATTACGGAAACGAATGTAACGTAATGGCAGAAATTCTATTAAGTCGCTATGATATTTTTACAAGTAAAAAAATCCAAACGCATATAACTACAAACCTTTCGGCTACTGAAATTGAGAATGTTTATGGGAATCGGGTTAGAAGTAGAATGCGAGAAATGTTCAATCTGATTGCCTACGACAAAACCATAAAAGATAAAAGATAAACGATAAACGATGAACCACATAACCAACTTCTGGAACCATTTCAAACAAAACAATTTTGTTTTCTTGCTCTTAAACGAAATTCCAAAAGAAGAACTAATAAAGCACTTCACAGAATTAAACAACCTCTTACGCCTATTCAACAAAGATTTAGATCTCATAATCAAAAACGGTAAAGATAAATCCGAATTAATCATCACCGCCAACGGCAATCCTTACCTTTTCAAAGAAGTAGAACTACTAGTACATTATGCTCCAGTCGTAGAACGTTGGAAAATAACTGCATTTCTTCAACCTGAAACAAACCTAACAAAATACCAACAAGGAAAAGATAAACCACTTGAATATTACGGGATTAGCCTACGAATTAGTGATATGTATTTCGCATCGATAGAAAACCTAGAAAAACAAACCGATTTAGGGATTAGAATATACCTCAAAAACTACATAATTCACAAAGAAAACCCAAGACTTCGAGAAGCAGTTTACACCCACATAGAACACCTTATTGGCGAAAAATCATTTGCAAATGATGTTGCTTTTATTGAGATTGATCAATTAACTAGTAAAATAAATGATATTGAATTGCTAGACTTGTATAATTTAGCGGATTATGTGATTTTTTTCAAAAATCAGAAATAATTTATCGCTTAAAAAATATTAATGATAGGCATTTTAGATTTGAAAAATAAGTAAATTGAAAATAGTATTTCCCTTAACAATTTATTCTGTAAATTTCCGCTTTTTAAAATTCAATCGCTTTTGAGCATCTAATTGGTCGAATTTGCTATTAATTTCCACAATTTATGAATAATAAATATGATTTTTATATCGACGAAAGTTGTCATTTAGAAAATGATAATATTCCGGTTATGTGCATTGGTTACATAAAAGTACCAATGACCGATTATGTTGAATTACAAAAAAAATTCAATCAAATACTAGCAAAGCACAATCAAAAATCAGAGTTAAAATGGAATAAATTTTCAAATGCAAGAACTGCATTATACAAAGAATTAGTAGATTATTTCTTTCGCTCATCATTACAATTTCGTTGTGTTTTAGTCAAATACAAAGAGCGTCTAAATCATACCGATTTTAACCAAGGCTCGCACGACAATTTCTATTATAAAATGACCTATTATTTATTACGCCCAAATAATAGTAATGGCGATGAATACAGGGTTTTTATAGACATTCAAAATACGCGTGGTAGAGAAAAACTAAAAAAAATAAATGAAGTTTTTGACAATGAATACAAAGGCAAAAGCCCATTCAAACAATTCCAACATTTACATTCTCACGATAATAATTTCTTTCAATTAGCCGATTTTTTTATTGGAGCAATTACTTATAAAACAAGAGTAGTAATGAAGAATATCGAGAATCCAACTCCTAACAGAATGGATTTTATTCAATATTTAGAAACTAAATCAGGTTTTAATCTCGAAGAAGGAACAGAGCCGTGGGAAACCAAATTCAATATTTTTGATCACCAACCCAAAATAAAACTATAATGGATTTATTTAATTTGGATGATCACATACCTAATTTAGGAATTGACCCATCAGCTGAACATTTAGAAGAACTATTTCGATTATTCAAAGCCGATTTTATTGACAACGTTTTTTATTTTGATGGTTGCAAAGTAAAAATAGATATAGCAAATTCAAAAGAAGATGGTTTTGAAACCTATCCACACACTTTTGTAAAAATCATTACAAGAGGAGATAAAGGCAAAAGATGTTTTGACAAAAAAAGAGCCAACAAAATTCATTGGATAAAACCAATACTTGAAAATAAAGATACGGATGATGTTACTTGTTTCCAGTTCTTAGAAGCAGATGGTAGAATCAGGGACTATTTTTGGTTCAAAGAAGGAAACTTTCTAGTAGTAATGGAAAAAATCACTCCAGACTATATGATAATTTCTTGTTTTCATATTGATGATGCAAGAAACCAAAAATACTACGAAGACAAATATACAAAGAGGGTAAAATAAAAAAAGCCACAGGCTACGGTGCTGTGGCGTACGTTTTCACGAACCAGGTCCTTTTCCCTAGGGAAATGACTTTGCAAATATACATCGTCTTAAACCAAAAAACAAATTTTCTATCAAAAACGTGTTTTTGGCTAATTTCCAGTTGTATTTTCATAAATATTTATAACAATAAATATACCTAAAAGAAAATCAATTAACCAGTCCATTATTTCATTCAGCTGCACAAAACTTTCATTTAGTCCAAGTATTCCTAAACTCAAGTCTTTGTTTGCTTCATTTCGCTAATTTCTATAAAAATAGAATACTCTTGCAATAATAGTATTTCATCCTAAAGCATTAACCCGCAAATTAATGAAGTATTATGTATTGGCAATTAAATAAAATACGTACTTTTGCAGCTGTGAAAATTCTAAACTTCATATTGTCGATTCTTTTTCTGCTACTTTCCTTTATGCCTTGTGCAGATATGGAGCAGGATGTGTCGTGTAACAAAGTGACAATTAGCAATGAATCCAATCACACTCACAACAAGGATGCCTGTACTCCTTTGTGCATCTGCAACTGTTGCGGCTGTCAAGGTTTCGCTTACAATACTATTTACCCTTATAATTTATTTGCTGTCAAAATCATAATTGACAAAAAAGTGCCGGAATACAAATCAATTCTTACTTCCAATTTCTTCGGAAGTATCTGGCAGCCGCCTCAAATTAATGCTTAATTTTTTTGATTAATGTTTGTTAAATAAATAGCGATTAATGACCTGTGCATTAATCACGCTGTTGTTTTCCATTAATCACTTTACCGTATTTGACAAATTCAAATAACGGGAGTAATAAATTAAGTATTAAAAAGTAATCCTATAAATAGTGTTAGACAAAATCATTCATTTTAGTATAAATAATAAATTCATCATTGGTTTGATGACTTTATTTCTCATCATTTGGGGAGTTTGGAGTGCATCCAAATTACCCATCGATGCCGTACCAGACATAACAAACAATCAAGTACAAATCATTACGCTATGTCCAACCTTGGCTGGGCAGGAAGTAGAACAATTAGTCACTTTTCCAATAGAACAAAGCATAGCAAATCTTCCCGATTTAGAAGAAACCCGTAGCATTTCTCGCTTTGGTTTATCGGTAATCACAGTCGTTTTCGATGATGATGTCAATATTTATTTTGCACGCCAATTAATTAGTGAACGACTAAAAGAAGCTACCGATCAAATCCCTAAAGGCATTGGAACACCAGAATTAGGCCCTGTAAGCACAGGTCTTGGCGAAGTCTATCAATATATTTTACATCCAAAAAAAGGAAGTGAAAATAAGTATTCCGCAATGGATTTGCGTGCTATGCAAGATTGGATAGTAGCAAGACAACTCAACGGAACACCCGGAATTGCCGAAATAAATAGTTTTGGGGGTAAATTAAAACAATATGAAGTTGGCGTAAACCCAAATCGCTTAAAAGCAATGGGAGTAACAATTCCTGATATTTTTAATGCTTTAGAAAAAAACAATCAAAATACAGGTGGTGCTTACATTGATAAAAAACCAAGTGCCTACTTTATTCGTGGAGTTGGTTTAGTAACATCCTTGGAAGATGTAAAAAACATCGTAGTAAAAAGCAATCCCAACAGCGTACCGATTTTCATAAAAGATGTCGCCGATGTAAAGTTTGGAAATGCTGTTCGCTATGGTGCAATGACTTTTAATGGAAAAGTGGATGCTGTTGGTGGCATTGTGATGATGCTAAAAGGGGCAAACAGTAACGAGGTGGTTCAAAGGGTTAAAGAAAAAATGGTTATCATACAAAAATCTTTGCCCGATGATGTAGTAGTAGAGCCATTTATTGACAGAAGTACATTTGTAAAACGTGCTATTTCTACTGTTGAAAAGAACTTGGTTGAAGGAGCTTTAATCGTCATTTTTGTGTTGGTTTTGTTCCTCGGAAACCTTCGTGCAGGACTTATTGTCGCTTCTGCAATACCTCTTTCAATGCTTTTTGCCTTGGCATTAATGAGAATATTTGGAGTGAGCGCAAACCTAATGAGCCTCGGTGCAATAGATTTTGGGTTGATTGTGGATGGTGCCGTAATTATCGTCGAAGCTTCATTGTACTTTCTGGAACACAATAAAAGTAAAAAAAGACTCACCCAACTCGAAATGGATCTGGCGGTTGAAAACAGTGCCAAGAAAATGATGAGCAGTGCTGCCTTTGGACAAATCATCATTATGATTGTGTACTTCCCAATTTTATCATTGGTAGGAATCGAAGGAAAAATGTTTGGCCCAATGGCAAAAACAGTTTCGTTTGCCATTATCGGTGCTATGATACTTTCGTTAACATACATTCCAATGATGAGTGCCTTGTTTTTGCCAAAACACATCAGTCACAAGAAAACATTTTCGGATAAAATGATGGATTTCTTGTACGGCAAATACGAACCTCTTTTAGAAAAAGTAATTGCCATAAAATACAAAGTCGTAGGTCTTACTGTTGCTTTATTGTTGATTACCGTTTTTATTTTTACCAAAATGGGTGGAGAGTTTATCCCCAATTTAGCCGAAGGAGATTATGCCTTTGAATTTAAAATGCCGCTCGAAACTTCATTATCCCAAAGTATCGAAACTTCGATGCAAGGCGCAAGAATTGCCAAACAATTTGAGGAAGTAAAAATGGTGGTTGGAAAAACGGGTGCAGGTGAAGTGCCTACTGACCCAATGCCTCCCGGAGCCACAGATATGATGATTATCCTGAAACCACAAGACGAATGGAAATCAGGCAGAACGTATGATGAATTAGGCGATGCGTTAGAAGAAAAATTAAGCGTGATTCCTGGAGTTTTTGTAGAAAAAAGCCAACCCATTCAAATGCGTTTTAATGAACTAATGACGGGTATTAAACAAGATGTGGCCATAAAAATATTTGGAGAAAACCTGGACAGCCTTTCTGTATATGCCAAAAAAGTAGAAAGTGTAATCGTAAAAGTAAAAGGGGTTTCATCGCCGCAGGTAGAACAAGTGGATGGTTTGCCACAAATTAACATTGAATACGATCGTTTACGAATTGCCAATTATGGACTCAATGTAGAAGATATAAACAGTATTGTGAGTACTGCTTTTGCAGGAAAAGCAGCGGGTGTAGTTTACGAAAACGAACGAAAGTTTGATTTAGTGGTAAGGTTAGACAGTACGTCAAGAAGAAGTATCGACGATGTAAATAATTTATTGATACCAACACCTTCTGGTAATCAAATACCATTATCACAAGTGGCAAAAGTGGCTTTTAAATTGGGTCCCGCACAAATCAGTAGACAGGCTGGTAAACGTAGAATTGTTATTGGTTTCAATATAGAAGATAGAGACGTACAAAGTGTGGTAAAAGAAATTCAGGATAAATTGGCAACAAAAGTAAAATTGCCATCAGGGTATTTTTTTACTTATGGAGGTACATTTGAGAACTTACAAAAAGCATCCAACCGTTTGATGATTGCAGTGCCAATTTCTCTTTTGCTGATTTTTATGCTTTTGTATTTTACGTTCAATTCAATGAAACAAGCTGGTTTAATTTTCACGGCAATTCCAATGAGTGCCATTGGTGGTGTATTTGCTTTACTGCTTCGTGGAATGCCTTTTAGTATTTCGGCAGGGATTGGTTTTATTGCATTGTTTGGAGTAGCGGTATTGAACGGAATTGTATTAATCGGCACATTCAACCAACTCGAAAAAGAAGGTTGGGATGATGTCATAAAACGGGTAATTGAAGGAACAAAAATAAGATTACGACCAGTTTTAATGACGGCTACCGTAGCATCGTTAGGATTTTTACCGATGGCAATGTCACATAGTGCGGGTGCCGAAGTACAAAAACCATTGGCTACCGTAGTAATTGGCGGATTAATCTCGGCAACATTCTTGACCTTGTTCGTATTGCCTTTGCTTTACATTATTTTCAACACAAAACTAAAATTAAAAAGAAAACCAAGAGTGAAATCAATTACAACTATTTTAGTTATTGGATTATTATTTTCATTCAATAATGGTCAAGCACAATCCCGAAAAAGTATCGATGAAGTTTTGAACTTGGGCTTAAAAGACAATTTGCAATACAACATCAATCAATCGCAAATCGCAAAAAACCGGTTCCTGATAAAAGGAAACAAGGAATTTCCCAAAACGGGAATATTTGTAGAAAATGAAGATTTGCGCCCTTCGGATAAAACGGGTATTTGGAAAATAGGTTTACAACAAAGTTTTTATATGCCACAAGTAAACCAAGCCAAGAAAAATTACTATCGGGAGCAAACAAAATACTTCGAATACAACAAGGAAGTAATCAATACAGAGCTGAAAAAAAATATCCGTTCGGTATATTATCAATTGTGGTATTTACAGGACAAGACAGCTTTGTATCAGCGATTAGACAGCATTTATATTGGATTGTTGAAAACTACAATTCTAAAAGTAAAAACGGGAGAAAGTGCCGGTATCGAAAAAATTTCGGCTAATGTAAAACTGAAAGAAATTGAAACTAACATCATCCAACTTCAAAAAGAAATGCTAGTGCAACAACAGGCATTAATGCAATTGCTCAATAGTTCTGAAGTCATTCTACCGCTTTCCGAGCCTTTAGTAAAATTGGAATATGGGTTGCAAAACACAACAGAAAATCACCCTAACCTTCTTTTATTGCAACAAAATGTTGAAATTGCCAATAGTGAAATTGCCATCCAAAAAAGCAATCGCTTACCAGAATTTACAGGTAGGGTTTTTTCGCAGAAATTATATGGCGTTAAAGACCCCTATAGCGGTTTTTCAATAGCGACTTCATTCCCTGTTTTCGGAACTGGAGCCAATAGCAATAAAATAAAAGCGGCCAAAACCGAAAAAGAAACGCAAGAAAAACAATTGCAATACCAAACGCAAATACTGAAATCTTCTTTGACACAACGTCAAACCGAAGTCGAAAAAAGTGTGTCGGGTTTACAATTTTATGAAACTTCGGGTTTGCAACAGGCAGACGAAATCATAAAAGCCGCTAATCAATCCTATCGTGCCGGAGAAATTAGTTACGCCGATTTTTCATTGTATTTGAGCCAAGCCATCGAAATACGAAAAAACTATTTAGACAATCTAAATGCGTACAACCAAGCCATTATTCAATACAATTATTTCACAAATAAATAAATTAAAAAAAATGAAATCTTTAAAAACATATAAGAATCCCCTTTTACTACTTGCCTTTTGTCTCTTGCTTGTTTCTTGCGGTAAAACTGAAACTAAACCTCAAGAAGAACAAAAAGCAACAACAGAAGAAGCATCTTCTACAATTGCTTCGCTCACAGCCGAACAAATTAAAACTGTGGGTATACAATACGGAACCATCGAACAAAAAGAATTAACAGCCACATTGAAAGCCAATGGAGCATTACGGGTGCCTAATAATAACAAAGCCAATGCCACTTCAATGTATGGCGGCGTGGTCAAAAGTATTAACGTTCAGCTAGGCGATTTTGTTAAAAAAGGCCAAGTAATTGCTACAATCGCCAATCCACAATTCATACAATTGCAGGAAGAATATTTGAGTACTTCCAGTAAAATAATCTTTGCCGAACAAGAATTAGCAAGACAAAAAGAACTCAATTCAGGAAATGCAGGAGCATTAAAAAACTATCAAAATGCCGATGCAGAACTAAAATCAATTAGAACTCGCAGAGCCTCTTTACAACAACAAATCCAGCTGATGGGTATCAATCCAAGTAGTTTGAACAACAACAATTTACGTTCTGCATTGTCAGTGACAAGCCCTATAACTGGCACCATAAGCAATGTGTTTTCTAAAATTGGAAGTTATGTGGATGTGTCTTCACCAGTTGCCGAAATCGTGGATAACTCACAATTGCATTTGGATTTGAATATTTTCGAAAAAGATTTACCAATGCTAAAAGTGGGACAAATTATACATTTTAGAATTACCAATAATTCGGGTGAAGATTACAATGCTAAAGTATATTCAATAGGAGCTGCCTTTGAGAATGACAGTAAAAGTATCCCAGTACACGCCACCGTTCAAGGTAATAAAACCGGACTAATAGACGGAATGAATATAACTGCAATAGTAAGTTTAAATAATGTTACTACCGATGCTGTCCCTACTGATGCCATTGTAAGTGCAGATGGCAAAGAATATATTTTTGTGGTAACCGATAAAAGAGTCGAAGAAACAGAAGTAGAAAACGATAAATCCGAAAAAACAAAAACCCAAGTGACTACAACAAATTTTGAAAAAATAGAAGTCGCAATTGGCGTCTCTAATATGGGTTATACAGCTATAACATTGGTAAAAGACATTCCTGCAAATGCAAAAATTGTGACAAAAGGGGCATTCTTTGTAAATGCAAAATTGACAAACAAAGGGGAAGAATAAACAGTAATACTCATTGGATGCAATTATTAAAAACAGTAATTCACTTTTTTTTAAATAATTGCTCCAATGGGTTAATTAATCTAAAATTGTAGAAAACCAAAATCATTTAATATAATAGATTTATGGATATAAATGCCGAATTAATTATTGTTTTTAAACTGATTGTATCCTTTTTATTAGGAGCATTTATTGGTTTAGATAGAGAAAGACACGGTAGTGATGCTGGTATAAGAACCTATGCCGCAGTTTGTATTGGCTCAACCTTATTTACCGCTATTACTGCACATTTAGTTAATAATTCTGCGGATACTTCAAGAGTAATTGCAAATATTGTAACAGGTGTTGGTTTTCTAGGTGCAGGTATTATTTATCGCAATTCTAGTACAGGAACATCACACGGATTAACAACTGCAGCTACGGTTTGGTGTACTTCAGCTGTTGGTGTTGCCGTTGGATTAAATATGTTCATTATAGCTATAATAGGTGCTTGTGCGTTGTATTTTCTACTTTCATTACACCATCAAAAAAGGTATATAAAATGGAAGCAAAATATGATAAACAAGTATGGTGAAGAAGACTGCAACAATTAGTACTTAAAATAGTGAAATTAATTTAAAAGATAATAATTATGACTACATCAAACACAACTTCTACTGAATCAAAAGTTGCATCACCTATGGTAAAATCTAGTATTTATTAACATAAAAAAGAATTAGTCAACTTTGAATTTCAAAATATTTATAATTATGCTACAGCTTTTAGATTTTACAGGGGAAAATATCATAGCTACAAGGGCAAATGATTTATTGGGTATTAAAGATTATGAAAAAATTCATCCGTTTATCCATAATATTATTGGTACTGGTAAAAAAGCTCGATGGTATTTTGAAATGGACGATGATTCTGGTTCAAATGGTTTTTGGGAAGATGGTGTAATCGAAATCAATTATGGAAAAATGAATTTCACACATTCTGCTGATATCGAAAGAATTGCTATTGTAGGTGGTGAAAAATGGGAAAAGAGTATGCGTTCAATTATGAAACCATTTACAAAAGCGAAGTTGATGTATTTTGATTTGCCCGACAGAGAAAAAGCAAAAGAATGGATTCTAAATCAATAAGTAGAGATTGAAACGATTTACAATGATAATAAATAAACATAAATACTATACAAACGATAAATTGATTTGATTACATCAAAATTAAATAATTATGAAACTAAAATCAAATATAGACAAATTTGGAACAATAGGGCTTTTTACAACAGCCCTGTTGTCACCTTGTTGCTTCCCATTATTTGCTTTCGGGGTATCAGCACTTGGACTGGGAAGTATCGAACTATTTGGAGGTTGGACAATGTGGATTTTTCAAGCGATGGTTTTAATTTCAATCGGAGGACTTTACATTTCTTATCGAAAACATCTTTGTTTGTATCCTTTGCTAATTGCTATTCTGAGTGGAATAGTAATATTCTTTGCTTATTATTTTAGCAAAATAGAAAATCCAACTTACTTAATTTATACCGGAATGTTTGGACTTCTTATTGCTACAATCGTAAATTATTACCAAAATAAACTACACAGAAATTGCAAAACCTGTACAACCTTTGAAGGGAAAACAGTTGAATTAAAATCAACTTTAACTTGCCCCAACTGTGGTTACAGAAAAGAAGAAATAATGCCAACCGATGCTTGTCAATTCTTTTACGAATGTGAAAAGTGCAAAACAATACTCAAACCATTAGAGGGAGATTGTTGTGTTTATTGCAGCTACGGTTCGGTAAAATGTCCACCAATACAAAAAGGAGATAATTGTTGCTAATTAATATCAAAACAAAATGAAACACCAACACAAATACGATGAAAGTGGCAAACAGCTTTGCTGCACATTAGAGGAAAAAATAAATCGTAAAACCGACAAACAAACAGGGTGTTGCACAACCCTCAATGAGCCAGAACATTCTGACGATGACGGACACGACCATTCAGGCGGTGACCAAACCACGCTTCAAATGTTTCTACCGGCAATCATAAGTTTTACACTATTACTTGTCGCAATTGGTTTCGACAACTATTTTACACCAACTTGGTTTACAGATTGGGTTAGAACTGCGTGGTATA
This region of Flavobacterium lacustre genomic DNA includes:
- a CDS encoding MgtC/SapB family protein — protein: MDINAELIIVFKLIVSFLLGAFIGLDRERHGSDAGIRTYAAVCIGSTLFTAITAHLVNNSADTSRVIANIVTGVGFLGAGIIYRNSSTGTSHGLTTAATVWCTSAVGVAVGLNMFIIAIIGACALYFLLSLHHQKRYIKWKQNMINKYGEEDCNN
- a CDS encoding helix-turn-helix domain-containing protein — protein: MAIEVITREDLNEFRTLLLSDLNTMFNSKPQQQKQWLKSNEVRKLLNISSGTLQNLRVNGTLTYTKIGGILYYSSNDLEKVIETNKVEATPNLFNRK
- a CDS encoding efflux RND transporter periplasmic adaptor subunit yields the protein MKSLKTYKNPLLLLAFCLLLVSCGKTETKPQEEQKATTEEASSTIASLTAEQIKTVGIQYGTIEQKELTATLKANGALRVPNNNKANATSMYGGVVKSINVQLGDFVKKGQVIATIANPQFIQLQEEYLSTSSKIIFAEQELARQKELNSGNAGALKNYQNADAELKSIRTRRASLQQQIQLMGINPSSLNNNNLRSALSVTSPITGTISNVFSKIGSYVDVSSPVAEIVDNSQLHLDLNIFEKDLPMLKVGQIIHFRITNNSGEDYNAKVYSIGAAFENDSKSIPVHATVQGNKTGLIDGMNITAIVSLNNVTTDAVPTDAIVSADGKEYIFVVTDKRVEETEVENDKSEKTKTQVTTTNFEKIEVAIGVSNMGYTAITLVKDIPANAKIVTKGAFFVNAKLTNKGEE
- a CDS encoding DUF6660 family protein, which codes for MYWQLNKIRTFAAVKILNFILSILFLLLSFMPCADMEQDVSCNKVTISNESNHTHNKDACTPLCICNCCGCQGFAYNTIYPYNLFAVKIIIDKKVPEYKSILTSNFFGSIWQPPQINA
- a CDS encoding DUF3800 domain-containing protein, whose product is MNNKYDFYIDESCHLENDNIPVMCIGYIKVPMTDYVELQKKFNQILAKHNQKSELKWNKFSNARTALYKELVDYFFRSSLQFRCVLVKYKERLNHTDFNQGSHDNFYYKMTYYLLRPNNSNGDEYRVFIDIQNTRGREKLKKINEVFDNEYKGKSPFKQFQHLHSHDNNFFQLADFFIGAITYKTRVVMKNIENPTPNRMDFIQYLETKSGFNLEEGTEPWETKFNIFDHQPKIKL
- a CDS encoding transcriptional regulator — translated: MNYIKHLTGFFEKVAIDKTLNPTHVSLYMSLFQFWNCNRFKNPISISRDEVMRISKISSKATYHKCLKNLHSLGYINYEPSYNPFKGSHVYLFNFSDDLKPIPKSEKATMPKNEPVFELVDEQVVNKLYTGSGTSNETGTEQALVSYINNTNIPNISNDLKIVNLDEQAKNFEIVDEFLKSAASEEKEKSSGKKEKDEIENSDLSSRAQSRELNPTIENVKVYFLEQNFPELEAIKFFNYFSSNGWLVGGKTPMVDWQAAAQNWILNAPKFISNEQSNRAKHLNTGTDKDYSEPL
- a CDS encoding CusA/CzcA family heavy metal efflux RND transporter; the protein is MLDKIIHFSINNKFIIGLMTLFLIIWGVWSASKLPIDAVPDITNNQVQIITLCPTLAGQEVEQLVTFPIEQSIANLPDLEETRSISRFGLSVITVVFDDDVNIYFARQLISERLKEATDQIPKGIGTPELGPVSTGLGEVYQYILHPKKGSENKYSAMDLRAMQDWIVARQLNGTPGIAEINSFGGKLKQYEVGVNPNRLKAMGVTIPDIFNALEKNNQNTGGAYIDKKPSAYFIRGVGLVTSLEDVKNIVVKSNPNSVPIFIKDVADVKFGNAVRYGAMTFNGKVDAVGGIVMMLKGANSNEVVQRVKEKMVIIQKSLPDDVVVEPFIDRSTFVKRAISTVEKNLVEGALIVIFVLVLFLGNLRAGLIVASAIPLSMLFALALMRIFGVSANLMSLGAIDFGLIVDGAVIIVEASLYFLEHNKSKKRLTQLEMDLAVENSAKKMMSSAAFGQIIIMIVYFPILSLVGIEGKMFGPMAKTVSFAIIGAMILSLTYIPMMSALFLPKHISHKKTFSDKMMDFLYGKYEPLLEKVIAIKYKVVGLTVALLLITVFIFTKMGGEFIPNLAEGDYAFEFKMPLETSLSQSIETSMQGARIAKQFEEVKMVVGKTGAGEVPTDPMPPGATDMMIILKPQDEWKSGRTYDELGDALEEKLSVIPGVFVEKSQPIQMRFNELMTGIKQDVAIKIFGENLDSLSVYAKKVESVIVKVKGVSSPQVEQVDGLPQINIEYDRLRIANYGLNVEDINSIVSTAFAGKAAGVVYENERKFDLVVRLDSTSRRSIDDVNNLLIPTPSGNQIPLSQVAKVAFKLGPAQISRQAGKRRIVIGFNIEDRDVQSVVKEIQDKLATKVKLPSGYFFTYGGTFENLQKASNRLMIAVPISLLLIFMLLYFTFNSMKQAGLIFTAIPMSAIGGVFALLLRGMPFSISAGIGFIALFGVAVLNGIVLIGTFNQLEKEGWDDVIKRVIEGTKIRLRPVLMTATVASLGFLPMAMSHSAGAEVQKPLATVVIGGLISATFLTLFVLPLLYIIFNTKLKLKRKPRVKSITTILVIGLLFSFNNGQAQSRKSIDEVLNLGLKDNLQYNINQSQIAKNRFLIKGNKEFPKTGIFVENEDLRPSDKTGIWKIGLQQSFYMPQVNQAKKNYYREQTKYFEYNKEVINTELKKNIRSVYYQLWYLQDKTALYQRLDSIYIGLLKTTILKVKTGESAGIEKISANVKLKEIETNIIQLQKEMLVQQQALMQLLNSSEVILPLSEPLVKLEYGLQNTTENHPNLLLLQQNVEIANSEIAIQKSNRLPEFTGRVFSQKLYGVKDPYSGFSIATSFPVFGTGANSNKIKAAKTEKETQEKQLQYQTQILKSSLTQRQTEVEKSVSGLQFYETSGLQQADEIIKAANQSYRAGEISYADFSLYLSQAIEIRKNYLDNLNAYNQAIIQYNYFTNK
- a CDS encoding AAA family ATPase — its product is MNNPTEQNTSTQEQTKIIQSHYSYTEIIAWLEKKGIELYGNHFKILESDYPIIYKLIAYFLKDETTCFQYGINGNKGILLSGPIGCGKTSLMNLMKHLATTEHKFFVKPCRDISFEFIQDGYQIIHKYSKGKLYESEPKTICFDDLGTENNLKYYGNECNVMAEILLSRYDIFTSKKIQTHITTNLSATEIENVYGNRVRSRMREMFNLIAYDKTIKDKR
- a CDS encoding STAS/SEC14 domain-containing protein; translated protein: MLQLLDFTGENIIATRANDLLGIKDYEKIHPFIHNIIGTGKKARWYFEMDDDSGSNGFWEDGVIEINYGKMNFTHSADIERIAIVGGEKWEKSMRSIMKPFTKAKLMYFDLPDREKAKEWILNQ